Proteins found in one Mangifera indica cultivar Alphonso chromosome 15, CATAS_Mindica_2.1, whole genome shotgun sequence genomic segment:
- the LOC123198118 gene encoding uncharacterized protein LOC123198118, whose translation MSSVNNNNNNSVDTVTAAATAIVSAESRPQPAAVVQKRRWGSCWSLYWCFGSHKSSKRISHAVLVPEPVETGAAAPVAENLIHSTAIVLPFIAPPSSPASFLQSDPPSATQSPAGLLSLTSLSINAYSPGGPRSIFAIGPYAHETQLVTPPAFSAFTTGPSTALCTPPPESVQLTTPSSPEVPFAELLTSSLERARQNSGTNQKFSLSHYEFQSYQLYPGSPGGQLISPGSAISNSGTSSPFPDRWPIIEFYMGEAPKGFEHFTTQKWGSRLGSGSLTPDGVGLGSRLGSGSLTPDGVGLGSRLGSGSLTPDGVGPASQDGFLLENQISEVVSSANLEKKSKNEEHIIDHRVSFELSGEEVARCLANISVSSPRIISECPSDIVAECQIPREGKLKDSDNSFELYSADTSNEIPEKTLGELEEEHFFRKHRSITLGSIKEFNFDNTEGEVSDKPLISSEWWANEKVDGKESTPSNNWTFFPVLQSEVS comes from the exons ATGAGTAGTgtaaacaacaacaacaacaacagtgTCGACACCGTTACCGCCGCCGCAACCGCCATAGTTTCGGCTGAGTCTCGTCCCCAGCCCGCCGCCGTCGTCCAG AAAAGAAGATGGGGCAGCTGCTGGAGCCTTTACTGGTGTTTTGGGTCTCATAAGAGTAGCAAGCGGATTAGCCATGCTGTCCTTGTTCCTGAACCAGTTGAAACTGGAGCTGCAGCCCCAGTTGCTGAAAATCTGATCCACTCAACTGCCATTGTCCTTCCCTTTATTGCTCCTCCCTCTTCGCCTGCATCTTTCCTTCAATCTGATCCTCCATCTGCCACCCAATCGCCTGCTGGATTGCTGTCCCTTACTTCCCTCTCTATCAATGCCTACTCTCCTGGTGGACCTAGATCCATTTTTGCCATAGGTCCTTATGCACATGAAACCCAGCTAGTCACACCACCTGCATTTTCTGCGTTCACTACTGGACCATCTACTGCTCTTTGCACTCCCCCACCTGAATCTGTTCAACTGACAACACCTTCATCCCCTGAAGTGCCATTTGCTGAACTCCTGACATCTTCACTGGAACGTGCTCGACAAAACAGTGGGACCAATCAGAAATTTTCATTATCTCATTACGAATTTCAGTCATATCAGCTGTACCCAGGAAGCCCAGGTGGTCAACTCATATCTCCAGGCTCAGCTATATCTAATTCTGGCACTTCTTCTCCTTTCCCAGATAGGTGGCCTATTATTGAGTTCTATATGGGGGAAGCTCCCAAAGGCTTCGAACATTTTACTACTCAGAAATGGGGTTCGAGGCTAGGCTCTGGATCTCTGACTCCAGATGGTGTGGGGCTTGGTTCAAGGTTAGGTTCAGGATCTTTGACGCCTGATGGTGTGGGGCTTGGTTCAAGGCTAGGTTCAGGATCTTTGACGCCTGATGGTGTGGGGCCTGCCTCTCAGGATGGATTTCTTTTGGAGAATCAGATTTCTGAGGTAGTGTCAAGTGCCAATTTGgagaaaaaatctaaaaatgaaGAACATATAATTGATCACAGAGTATCATTTGAGCTTAGTGGTGAAGAAGTTGCACGTTGTCTTGCTAATATATCAGTTTCATCACCAAGAATTATATCCGAGTGTCCATCAGACATAGTGGCAGAGTGCCAAATACCAAGAGAAGGGAAATTAAAAGATAGCGATAATAGTTTTGAGCTGTATTCTGCAGATACTTCCAATGAAATACCTGAAAAAACTTTGGGAGAACTGGAAGAGGAGCATTTTTTTCGAAAACATCGATCAATCACTCTTGGGTCAATCAAAGAGTTCAACTTTGACAACACAGAAGGAGAAGTTTCTGATAAGCCCTTGATCAGCTCTGAGTGGTGGGCCAATGAGAAGGTTGATGGAAAGGAATCTACACCTTCCAACAACTGGACTTTCTTCCCAGTGCTGCAATCAGAGGTTTCCtga
- the LOC123198012 gene encoding silicon efflux transporter LSI3-like encodes MAMASLVKVILGSFAMTIFWVLAVFPAVPFLPIGRTAGSLLGAMLMVIFRVITPDQAYAAIDLPILGLLFGTMVVSVYLERADMFKYLGKLLSWKSKGAKDLICRICLISAISSAVFTNDTSCVVLTEFVLKIARQHNLPPRPFLIALATSANIGSAATPIGNPQNLVIAVQSKISFGNFLIGILPAMLVGVLVNAVIILLMYWRLLCSQKDEEDATADVVAEEDVTSHRFSPATMSHQTSLNSQEWNSAVESINLQSSPNVNGNVVYVDTLRNRASSVENEIHRVYSSELEAPGNSNESKEASINGSSQRPEETFSPKRVAPIVRLSNAHSPRLSDGEENLAKRWKKPLWKSCVYLVTIGMLISLLMGLDMSWTAITAALALVALDFKDARPSLDKVSYSLLIFFCGMFVTVDGFNKTGIPSTLWDFMEPYAQVDRASGIAVLSIVILVLSNVASNVPTVLLLGSQVAASAAAISAADERKSWLILAWVSTVAGNLSLLGSAANMIVCEQARRAPRLAYTLSFWNHLKFGVPSTLIVTAIGLLLIR; translated from the exons ATGGCAATGGCATCTCTAGTTAAGGTGATTCTGGGCTCATTCGCCATGACAATCTTTTGGGTGTTGGCAGTTTTCCCAGCAGTCCCTTTTCTGCCAATAGGGAGGACTGCAGGATCCCTTTTAGGTGCCATGCTTATGGTCATATTCCGAGTTATAACACCTGATCAAGCCTATGCTGCAATTGATCTTCCCATACTTGGTCTTCTCTTTGGGACAATGGTTGTGAGTGTGTATCTGGAAAGAGCAGATATGTTCAAATATCTGGGTAAATTGCTCTCTTGGAAGAGTAAAGGAGCCAAGGACTTGATTTGTAGAATCTGCTTGATTTCAGCCATTTCTAGTGCTGTTTTCACCAATGATACCTCTTGTGTTGTCTTGACGGAATTTGTATTGAAAATTGCTCGACAGCATAATCTCCCTCCGCGTCCGTTCCTCATTGCCCTTGCAACAAGTGCTAACATTGGATCTGCAGCAACTCCTATTGGCAACCCTCAAAACCTGGTTATAGCTGTTCAGAGTAAGATAAGTTTTGGAAATTTTCTTATTGGAATCCTCCCTGCAATGCTTGTTGGAGTTCTTGTGAATGCTGTGATTATTCTTCTCATGTACTGGAGGTTGTTATGTTCTCAAAAGGATGAAGAAGATGCAACTGCTGATGTTGTTGCAGAAGAGGATGTGACATCTCATCGCTTTTCACCAGCCACTATGTCACATCAGACATCCTTAAACTCGCAGGAATGGAACTCTGCAGTGGAATCTATTAATCTGCAAAGCTCTCCCAATGTGAACGGCAATGTAGTCTATGTTGATACTCTTAGAAATCGAGCAAGTTCCGTTGAGAATGAAATCCACAGGGTCTATAGCAGTGAACTTGAAGCACCAGGAAATTCGAATGAATCAAAAGAGGCGTCGATAAATGGATCTTCTCAGAGACCAGAGGAAACTTTCTCTCCAAAGAGAGTTGCACCAATAGTTAGATTGAGCAATGCTCATTCACCTCGGCTCTCAGATGGAGAGGAGAATTTGGCCAAAAGGTGGAAAAAGCCTTTGTGGAAATCATGTGTTTACCTTGTTACTATAGGAATGCTAATTTCTCTGCTTATGGGTCTCGACATGTCATGGACTGCAATTACTGCTGCACTTGCTCTTGTTGCTCTCGATTTCAAAGATGCTCGGCCAAGCCTCGATAAG GTGTCTTATTcgcttttaattttcttttgtggaATGTTTGTCACGGTTGATGGCTTTAACAAAACTGGAATTCCAAGCACTCTATGGGATTTCATGGAGCCCTATGCGCAGGTTGATCGTGCTAGTGGGATAGCAGTTCTCAGCATTGTCATTCTTGTCCTGTCAAATGTGGCTTCCAATGTACCAACTG TTCTTCTGCTTGGAAGCCAAGTAGCAGCATCTGCAGCTGCAATTTCTGCAGCTGATGAGAGGAAGTCATGGCTAATTTTAGCTTGGGTCAGCACAGTAGCTGGGAACCTCTCTTTACTTGGATCAGCAGCCAACATGATAGTATGCGAGCAAGCTCGCCGTGCTCCACGCCTTGCATATACCTTATCCTTCTGGAATCACCTCAAATTCGGAGTCCCCTCAACCCTGATAGTTACAGCCATTGGTTTGCTGCTGATAAGATGA
- the LOC123198409 gene encoding short-chain dehydrogenase TIC 32, chloroplastic-like, with amino-acid sequence MWLFSRKGPSGFSASSTAEEVTEGIDGTGLTAIVTGATSGIGTETTRVLALRGVHVIMGIRNTAAARHIKEAIVKEIPNAKVDAMELDLSSMASVRKFASDFNNQGLPLNLLINNAGIMASPFMLSKDNIEMQFATNHVGHFLLTNLLLDTMKKTAQKSNREGRIVNVASEAHRFAYREGIRFEKINDESGYSSFGAYGQSKLANILHANELAKQLKEEGVNITANSLHPGSIVTNLFRYNGFIRGICNTVGKYVLKDVKQGAATTCYVALHPQVQGISGEYFSDSNLAKTTAQGRDADMAKKLWNFSMDLTK; translated from the exons ATGTGGCTGTTTAGTCGAAAAGGGCCATCTGGGTTCTCAGCTTCTTCAACAGCTGAGGAAGTTACAGAAGGAATTGATGGGACTGGCCTCACTGCCATTGTCacag GAGCAACCAGTGGTATTGGCACTGAAACTACACGTGTCCTTGCATTGCGTGGGGTCCATGTTATTATGGGTATCAGGAATACAGCTGCTGCTAGACATATCAAAGAAGCAATAGTCAAGGAAATTCCCAATGCTAAAGTTGATGCTATGGAGTTGGATCTCAGTTCCATGGCATCTGTGAGGAAATTTGCATCAGATTTCAATAACCAGGGACTTCCACTGAATCTCTTAAT AAACAATGCAGGAATTATGGCATCCCCATTCATGCTGTCCAAGGACAATATAGAGATGCAGTTTGCTACAAATCATGTTG GTCATTTTCTTTTGACTAATCTTTTATTGGACACTATGAAGAAGACAGCTCAGAAGAGCAACAGAGAAGGAAGAATTGTTAATGTTGCCTCAGAGGCTCACCGATTTGCATATCGTGAAGGAATtcgttttgaaaaaattaatgatgaatCAGG GTACAGCAGTTTTGGTGCATATGGTCAATCAAAGCTTGCCAACATTTTGCATGCTAATGAGCTTGCAAAACAATTGAAG GAAGAAGGAGTGAATATAACCGCAAATTCGCTTCACCCAGGATCAATTGTTACAAATCTTTTCCGTTATAATGGATTCATAAGAG GCATTTGTAATACGGTTGGCAAATATGTGCTTAAAGATGTTAAGCAG GGAGCTGCTACGACATGCTATGTGGCTTTACATCCCCAAGTCCAGGGGATAAGTGGGGAGTATTTCTCGGACAGTAACTTGGCAAAGACAACTGCACAGGGTAGGGATGCGGATATGGCGAAGAAGCTCTGGAATTTCAGCATGGATTTAACTAAATGA